DNA from Larimichthys crocea isolate SSNF chromosome XIII, L_crocea_2.0, whole genome shotgun sequence:
CTGGTCTTCATCTGGGTCGTTGTGTTCTTGTCACACTGACTCAAATGTGTTGGACTGTGGAAAAAGCATCAACACGATGCTGTTAGACCTCTGCTCGCTTACACAACACATACTCTGAGGAGGTTTATCAGCATTTGTCGGTGAGGTGAGACATTTAAAGAGCTGCTGACCGAAGCCTGCACTGCACTCCGGTCTCAAGTCCACTTTCCAGACGTgttatttgtacttttataGGTTCAATCTTGGCTGTTTTTGGTTGAAATCATTAGATTTTTGCATCAACATGGAAGAGCTCAGGATAAACACAGCTCCTGCAGACAGATCTGCATCTCTGCTCAGACTCTgcaaagctttatttttatattttacaaagaAAGTGCTCTGTTTTGTCCATCTCGCTCACCCTCCAACAGCACCCTAATCCAGGACAGCATTGCTGAGCTGACCATGTACCAAGAAGACCTGCAGACCAAGCTGGCCCCTTACACTCAGGAGGCCGGGGAGCGTCTGGCCAAAGACCTGCAGAAGATGGGTGCCAAACTCCAGGAGCACATGAACAAGGGCCGCGACCAGATGGAGAAGTACAACGAGGAGCTGCGGACCATGATGCAGCAGAACGCTGATGACGTCAGGGCCAGGGTCTCCGCCTACACCCACAAGCTGAAGAAACGCCTCAACAAGGACACTCAGGAGATCAAGAGGTGAGTGAAGCACCGAGGCTGAGAGGCGTTCACGGGAGGCTGATGGGAAACGCTGTCCAGTAAGAGGCTCAGATGgtttctctgattttttttactaactTTTATGGAGTTCtttaatcgattaatcattaatttcaTATCAGTGTTAACTTAATATCTCTGGGTTtgcatttaattattaataattataataattcactagtttgtaacattttgtgGACAATATAATTAGATTGATCGCCAAATAATCATTaccatatatacacacagatttaaaaGACAGTTTCGGTGTCTCTAATGAGacattaatatatttcatatattctatatttatttatgtttttatatgtgatgtttttggggtgactaagacacacacattaccacATCTAATGATTcaaattttcacttttttcaatgcctattttctaatatttcttaatttcttaataTTCCTGTTAAATCTTGTTTAACGGTAAAATTAAATCTACTTTATTTCAATGttgtgaaacaataaaaagcacTTTAACTATCATTAATGATGAAGTCCTGGACTGAAGTGCCATGAAGTATGACTGTATATTACTGTACATAGtcatgcaagaagtaaatagacaccttcattcaaattcaaattaaaggtgtctatttacttcctttgcatgtctgtgtatatttcaaaaacctttatttatatgtcatTTTAGGGAActtatacagaataaagcagTATTTTATGTTAGGGTTACTACTACTATCATcctttactgtaatattagaaaaggttatactgTGTTTATTACGGTAAagttctgctgctctgctgccagtttttttttaccgtaaaaatgtttctttctttctttctttctttctttttttctttctttctttctttctttctttctttctttctttctttctttcagacaTGTTTCTGGATACTTTGAGGAACTTAGGTCCCGTACCTCCGACAACATAGAGGACGTGAGGACACGTCTGGACCCTTACTTCGCTCAGGTGCGTGACAACGCCCAGGCAAAGATCAGCACCCTGAACGATCTGCTGAAGACTCAGATGGAGAACGTGAAGACACAGATTGAGGCCACAGGTGAAGACCTGCGATCTGctgtggaggagaagatggaggaggtgaagaccTGGTTTCAACCTCTTGTCTCCATGGTCAGCTCTCACACTCTGTAATCAAACAGTCTGGACTATCACCACCACCTTAAAGGATTCATAATATTCTTTATCACAGGCATCCACCACAGTCTaaatgtgtctctgtcactgaagactcaataaaatcaaactgatCACATGTGGAAAATCGTTGTCATTAATAATTTGCTCAGATTTCTTCGTTTACACTCGTCTTGTTACCTCAGAACGAGACTTTTATGGCAAAAGATGgatgattaataatcaacagtAATTTTCATGATGATCTACAAGGAGACACTGGACATCGTGTAGTTCATAGTTTTTCAATCAGCagccactagatgccactaagtcctacacactgctcctttaagggAAAAACCAACATGTGTTGAATAAACTAAATCATGTCATTAGAAtaattttaaagattaaataataatatattcttGCACGTAAAGTGCTGCTACTTACCCTCATTTGAAGGTAATCTTGTCTTATTTCTTTTGCATGCAGTAACTTATTTTAAGCATCTACATGTACTTTTCCAGACTTTTCAATAATATCTAAGATGCTATAATAAGcgacaaaaacattaaatttaacATTAGGAGTCTACAAACTGTAACTTTAGTGAGATGTGAGAAAGAGCTTcatgtaacacaaacaaaaaacacagttgAGGGAATATGAGCTAATATTGTTGAccaatttattgttgttttttttgcactgtgctagactttttaaatgaagactAAAACTCCACTTTCAAGTTTAATAAGTGACCttttataataataagtataataagTCCTCAACTTTCCCCTTAAAGCTGAATGAAGCCAACTTCACGGTAGGAGCCACAGCAGACCGGaagttttgtatttattatttatatatttttaaaagatataaatgtatttttttttaaataaatataaatatgtttgaaaaaaatgaatatatgaaaaaaaatataaatatatttacaaatatagaaatatatatatttaaataaatatattaaaaaagataaaaatatattttaaaatataaatatataaaaaaatatataaatacaaaaatatagatGACTAAATCCAGACATAAAATGCGGAAgatttatataaatacaatatataaatatagtttttacCTCTcgatatattatattagattagatcaaATAAAAGTTTAGAAGTAAGCATAGCTACTattgtttcttttgtatttattttatgttttagctatgttttaatgttttatgttttatgtagctatgttttatgtttttgttttaaaaaaatattcagttacATTAttcagaataatatatatatgaaataaattaaatgttaagtaatttaaaattaataattaaaatttaaattacattaattttGGCtgcgttttttaaaataaacatatccataggtacatttatttatatattatataagataagataagataagataagatgagatgTTTCCGCtgtacttttcaaaataaaatgtcagaacaaatacagtatgtataaactgcgacagattttattttattttattttttattagccgttgtttttctgtttgtatttattacatttgtttaatttaaattttattttttaatgttttagacTTGCACGTGAAGCTACGGCACGATGAAACCACACTTGTTTTTCCATCGACGCTCTGTGAACCAATCACATCCCTTCATACATTTCCTCCGGCCAATCACAGGAGCTGTTTCTTGCACGAGTCTCGCCCCTTGCATCGGAACCGTTCAGTGTTGTCATTTCCAAACATGTCCATCATGCTCGCAGCAGATACCTTCACGTTTCACCTGTTGGGCTGTTGAACTCTTGCTCAGAGATGAGTAACCCGGTCAGAGAAGTCGTCACGCTGCAGCTGGGACATTATTCAAACTTCGTGGGGACCCACTGGTGGAACTTACAGGTGAGGACGGGCGTTAGCTCCGAGGCTAGCCCAGCGTTAGCTCCGCTGCATGTGTTGTCAAAGTTTGGAGAGACACGCCGTGTCTCTGATGCGTGACTGTGCGGTTTACGGTCGTTTTAACGCACCGGGAAGGATGTGATGTAACTAACCTGACACACAGGaggaacagaaacatgaagtgtAACGTTAGAGTCACAGTTTATGATGCTAACGCTGCTAATTATGAAGTCAGCTGCAGAAATGTGACACACACCTTTAAGACAGTGCTGcttaatgtatatataaatatgtgtatgtgtgtgtgtgtgtgtgtatatctgtatataaatgtgtatatatgtctctctctctctctctctctctctctctctctctctctctctctctatatatatatctatatctctatatctctccatatctctccatctgtggacatgtctcattaatgcatgttactaaccaaacttccctgNNNNNNNNNNNNNNNNNNNNNNNNNNNNNNNNNNNNNNNNNNNNNNNNNNNNNNNNNNNNNNNNNNNNNNNNNNNNNNNNNNNNNNNNNNNNNNNNNNNNNNNNNNNNNNNNNNNNNNNNNNNNNNNNNNNNNNNNNNNNNNNNNNNNNNNNNNNNNNNNNNNNNNNNNNNNNNNNNNNNNNNNNNNNNNNNNNNNNNNNNNNNNNNNNNNNNNNNNNNNNNNNNNNNNNNNNNNNNNNNNNNNNNNNNNNNNNNNNNNNNNNNNNNNNNNNNNNNNNNNNNNNNNNNNNNNNNNNNNNNNNNNNNNNNNNNNNNNNNNNNNNNNNNNNNNNNNNNNNNNNNNNNNNNNNNNNNNNNNNNNNNNNNNNNNNNNNNNNNNNNNNNNNNNNNNNNNNNNNNNNNNNNNNNNNNNNNNNNNNNNNNNNNNNNNNNNNNNNNNNNNNNNNNNNNNNNNNNNNNNNNNNNNNNNNNNNNNNNNNNNNNNNNNNNNNNNNNNNNNNNNNNNNNNNNNNNNNNNNNNNNNNNNNNNNNNNNNNNNNNNNNNNNNNNNNNNNNNNNNNNNNNNNNNNNactgtatatatgtatgtatgtatgtatgtatgtatatgtatatgtatatgtatatatacacacacacacacacacacactttatgttaTTTCTTATGTGATGCACAGACACCGTTACTGTTGCAGTGGTGACACATTGCAAACAAagagctgtgtgtttactgtctgcTCCCTTTCTAAAACCTTTTTAATTGTGTGTGCAGTAAGTAGAAGAGTGGTCCAGATGCTAAACACTGGATTAATCTTTCTACATGTCAGTTAAGTtgataagaataataaaaacagcataCTAGGTTCCTTTTTTCCAGATTTCTCCAGGTTCCTAGTGAGATTTAAGCTAATACACTGACTGATGAGTCACCCACAGACTCGTGcagtattttctcttttataaTTTTGTGTCTAAGCTGCGTCATTGGAGACTTTGAGATCTGCACAGGAGGCGACCTGGGTGATGGCTGAGGATGCAGAACGTTGGAGAAAACAGCCCTCAATCTGTGCTCAGCATTGTCTAAAGTTAAAGCTCTCTGAAATGTTCCCGGATGTGTGACAGATGCAGATTATCACCTGCCTCTCTAGAAGCCTCATTCTGGAAATATCAGATGACTCGACTATTTCCATAACTGTTTAATTTGCtgataattaattgattaatggTTTGGTCCatcaaaaaaacagttaaaatagtCATCACGATCTTCTAGTGCACAGGATGATGTCGTCAAATGTCTTATAATGTTTCATAAGTTTTCATATCTGAGAAGCTTGAACAAGAGACTGTTCAAaccttttaataaaaaagagtAATCTTTATTAATACACAGCCCCGACTgagtttattttatcttaaatgAACGAcgatgtgtttgtctttctttgcagGATGCGTCTTTATCGTACGATCCAGAGACGCCGCCGGGTGACATCGAGAGCGATGTCGTGTTTCGTGAAGGACAGACTCAGGGCGGACACGTCACCCACACGCCTCGCCTCATCGCCATGGATCTCAAAGGTAACATCCCCCgtcatgtgtgtctgttaatgCTAAAACAGGCGTAATTACGCATGTTTTGTGTGATGATGCTCGGTAAGTTTAAACCCCTGTCACTCGATCTATGACAGGAAGTCTACGTACTCTACGGCAAGAGGGAAGTCTGTatgacacagaagaagaaacccCTGCTGTCACATGGTGAGTAACAACCCTCACTGTGCTCACTTACTGTCTGAGAGAGTTTGTCTGGATGATTCTTGTTGATCTTCATCTTGCAGGGATGGAAGCCTCATGAGACACGAGGAAAGTCCTCCTGTGAAGAACACGTTCCTTAAAGATCTGGACAAGTTGGAGGTGAGTGTTTGTGGTGGAAATCAAACCGACAAGCTCTGAAACATCACGTGTTGTCGTACAGTAGAAGAACGAGCGATGTTTTTGTCTCCAGAGAGGAGAGATCCTGACTGAAGCTGATTTCTACTCCAATACCCAGCCTCAGTGCTCGGGTAAGAACAAATGTCTTTAATCGCTGCGTGATAATCCAGATTTTGTGCGacctcttttaaaaaataaaaatctctcccaccagcagctgcagtgaGCGTGGATACCGTGAACAGCCAGCTGGCTCGACGCCAGCGAGGCTACAGGCTGGAGGGCAGCGTGAAGGTGTGGTCCGACTTCCTCCGGATCCACCTGCACCCTCGCACCATCTCCGTCATCCACCAGTACAACCATGACGGGTACGGTCGAGACTTCGCACCGAAATAACAGCAGTAGTTAGAGGCCTGGAGTTCATAGAAGAACATGGGAGTTAATTTTATATACGATAACAGTGAGTGATATATTACAGCACAAAGTGGTGGGCATAAGAGCAAAGTACTAAACCCAGACGGTTCAGTGGCTGCGTCTCTCCAGTAGATGTCAGGCTTTACATAGTTTTGGTCAGACTTCTCTCTCTGCCGGCCGAATCTTTAAAGTCTAACCTCACACAGCTTGAACAAACAGATGCTGTTACATCACTAATTTGGGTGTAAGAGCAAATCTCCCCCCtaaacatgataaaaatatatatatatattttcaaactttgtttattgagaggctcaggaggtagagcaggtcgtccactaatcagaagatcctccagtctgcatgtgaaAGTGCCCTTGAACCCCAAATTACAGTTGTATGAatcccaaaaactgatgagcggTTGGCACGGCATTTGTGTGATAGTCTAAACTGTAGCCGAGGATCTAAGAGGttataaaacaacaatgaatCGGTAAAGTAGGTCGGTGCCAAACCAGTAAAAGAACTTTGAAATCAATCAAAAGATACTGGGAGCCAGTGCAGAttgtcgtgtttgtgtgtttgtgtgtgtgtccagcgaGGCTCACCGCCTGGAGGCGTTCGGCCAGGGGGAGGCTCTCCTTCAGGGGTCGGTGCTCGAGGATCTGGAGGACAGACTGCACTTCTTTGTGGAGGAGTGCGATTACCTTCAGGTGAGACACTAACTGCTCAAACAGTTCAACTCAGGCGCTCTTCATCTCACATCTCTCCgcgtcctgttttttttctctcttctcaggGTTTCCAGGTTTTCTGTGACCTGGCCGACGGCTTCGCAGGACtcgggtcaaaggtcactgagATGCTGCAGGACTCGTACGGCGGCAGAGGCATCCTGACGTTCGGCTTGGCGCCCGTCAGTCACCCGGATTCAGTGAGTCATTTAGTGTTTTACTGCTTTGTGAGAGGTTGTGTCAAAGCAGATTCTCACAGTGTTCTTTCTGCTCACACAGACTCCGATGAAAGACCTCTACCACCAGTTAAACTGCACGTTAGGGACAGTACACTTGGCCAGTAACAGCTCTTTCTTCTGCCCGCTGACTCTGCGTGGTGGACTAGGCAGACGGCCGTCCTCTCCCACAATGTTCCCGCACCTAACATATGACGTGAGGCTTTAATTTGTTATTATCTTAGCCGTGTTTACTGGTAATGTGCAGCCTTTTAAAGggtatatttatgtgtttgtgtttcccgtGTGCCAGCCTTCACTGTGGTACCACTCCAGCTCCGTCTTGGCTCTGGCCCTGGACGCCTTCACGTCACCTTACAGGCTGAGGAACAACAGCGTCCCCATGTGGCAGGTGGCAGACGCTCTGGCTGTGTCCGGGAGAAAGGTGacaagattttttatttatttttaccaacCGTGTCATAAAACAGggtctgaacttttttttacgTTTTCATATTCTCTAGGTGGTGGCCGCTTACGGCGCCGTCCCCTTTCCCATGATGCACGGCAGCTCTCTACCCGACGCCCTGAGCGCCTGCGAGGACGGTTTGCCGTGGAAACCGCTCTCAGCTTGCTCTGAGCCCGCTGACGGTCGATGCTACGGACAGTGGGCGATGCTCAAAGGCTTCGAGGGCCAAAAACTGATCAGGTcggaatgagtgaatgaatgaagagtGTGTAtgaataagataagatatagACTCACAACACACATGGATCAGAACAACACTCTAAATAGCGGCTCCCTGGTGGCTCAAGCGACCCGGTTCTGACTCCGGTCTGTggtcctttgctgtgtgtcgttccctctctctcttcctgccagttcattcagccacgtgTCTGTGATGCTACACTTTGAAGCCTGGTCAGCGGCGTTTACATTCACCGTGATAAAAGACAGTACTCGTGCTTAGATCCAGCTCCGTCTTCCTCTCTTCACTTCTGCAGAAATCTCTGATCTTTCCACCTAGTAACAACCTTGACCTGATCTGTAGTTTTGAGTGATTATCACTAAAGCGCTGCACTGTGGTACGCAGCCTTCCTGTAGAGGTAca
Protein-coding regions in this window:
- the msto1 gene encoding protein misato homolog 1 isoform X2, with the protein product MSNPVREVVTLQLGHYSNFVGTHWWNLQDASLSYDPETPPGDIESDVVFREGQTQGGHVTHTPRLIAMDLKGSLRTLRQEGSLYDTEEETPAVTWDGSLMRHEESPPVKNTFLKDLDKLERGEILTEADFYSNTQPQCSAAVSVDTVNSQLARRQRGYRLEGSVKVWSDFLRIHLHPRTISVIHQYNHDGEAHRLEAFGQGEALLQGSVLEDLEDRLHFFVEECDYLQGFQVFCDLADGFAGLGSKVTEMLQDSYGGRGILTFGLAPVSHPDSTPMKDLYHQLNCTLGTVHLASNSSFFCPLTLRGGLGRRPSSPTMFPHLTYDPSLWYHSSSVLALALDAFTSPYRLRNNSVPMWQVADALAVSGRKVVAAYGAVPFPMMHGSSLPDALSACEDGLPWKPLSACSEPADGRCYGQWAMLKGFEGQKLISSLAPGVKPPTPLHSLHSGEDVLASYISSFYPTCPLTLQLVSTPSKLTPPFPQIFSQAVGAQGFLQSQPPLTGSPAPLVSSVPVMTSLQSGPALGPWLSELHRGASALDIRRVAPSFLSQGPELADYKEALEQLCLLSRCYRDDSGGVVRSSSEEDDD
- the msto1 gene encoding protein misato homolog 1 isoform X1 translates to MSNPVREVVTLQLGHYSNFVGTHWWNLQDASLSYDPETPPGDIESDVVFREGQTQGGHVTHTPRLIAMDLKGSLRTLRQEGSLYDTEEETPAVTWDGSLMRHEESPPVKNTFLKDLDKLERGEILTEADFYSNTQPQCSAAAVSVDTVNSQLARRQRGYRLEGSVKVWSDFLRIHLHPRTISVIHQYNHDGEAHRLEAFGQGEALLQGSVLEDLEDRLHFFVEECDYLQGFQVFCDLADGFAGLGSKVTEMLQDSYGGRGILTFGLAPVSHPDSTPMKDLYHQLNCTLGTVHLASNSSFFCPLTLRGGLGRRPSSPTMFPHLTYDPSLWYHSSSVLALALDAFTSPYRLRNNSVPMWQVADALAVSGRKVVAAYGAVPFPMMHGSSLPDALSACEDGLPWKPLSACSEPADGRCYGQWAMLKGFEGQKLISSLAPGVKPPTPLHSLHSGEDVLASYISSFYPTCPLTLQLVSTPSKLTPPFPQIFSQAVGAQGFLQSQPPLTGSPAPLVSSVPVMTSLQSGPALGPWLSELHRGASALDIRRVAPSFLSQGPELADYKEALEQLCLLSRCYRDDSGGVVRSSSEEDDD